One window from the genome of Silene latifolia isolate original U9 population unplaced genomic scaffold, ASM4854445v1 scaffold_119, whole genome shotgun sequence encodes:
- the LOC141637515 gene encoding large ribosomal subunit protein uL4c-like, whose translation MATSTSTPSLSFFSSSLFTTTKPNSFSFKPNSLSLKKPQNTLTFSVNSQLTPLPILDFSGEKIGETFLNLKTAPPETARAVVHRAVVHHLQNRRRGTASTLTRAEVRGGGVKPFPQKKTGRARRGSQRTPLRPGGGVVFGPKPKDWSIKMNKKEKRLALSTALQSAVESAGAGVVVEGLGSGFEKPKTSEFIGAMKRWGLDPKEKAVFFMMEVEENVEKSGRNIGTVRMLTPRSLNIYDVLNSDKLVFSKDAVDYLNAMYGADYEGEDDDEDDEDEEEFEEVEGDVGDEDETPEAA comes from the exons ATGGCGACATCAACTTCAACACCATCTCtctccttcttctcttcttctctcttcaccaccacaaaacccaattcctTCTCCTTCAAACCCAATTCTCTCTCCCTCAAAAAACCCCAAAATACCCTCACATTTTCCGTAAATTCCCAACTTACCCCTCTCCCAATCCTCGACTTTTCCGGCGAAAAAATCGGCGAAACTTTCCTCAACCTCAAGACCGCGCCGCCGGAAACCGCTCGCGCAGTTGTCCACCGTGCCGTCGTTCATCATTTACAAAACCGCCGTCGCGGAACCGCTTCCACATTAACACGTGCTGAGGTTCGGGGCGGGGGTGTTAAGCCCTTTCCGCAGAAGAAAACGGGTAGGGCCCGCCGTGGGTCGCAGCGTACTCCGCTGCGACCTGGAGGCGGGGTTGTCTTTGGGCCGAAGCCCAAAGACTGGTCGATTAAaatgaataaaaaggaaaaaagacTTGCATTGTCGACCGCGCTGCAGAGCGCGGTCGAGAGCGCAGGGGCGGGGGTGGTAGTAGAGGGATTAGGGTCGGGTTTTGAGAAGCCGAAAACGAGTGAATTTATTGGGGCGATGAAGCGGTGGGGATTGGATCCGAAAGAGAAAGCGGTTTTTTTTATGATGGAGGTTGAGGAGAATGTGGAGAAGAGTGGGAGGAATATTGGAACGGTTAGGATGCTTACACCGAGAAGTTTGAATATTTATGATGTGTTGAATTCGGATAAGTTGGTGTTTAGTAAGGATGCTGTTGATTATCTGAATGCTATGTATGGGGCAGATTACGAGGGcgaggatgatgatgaggatgatgaggatGAAGAGGAGTTTGAGGAGGTTGAGGGTGATGTTGGTGATGAAg ATGAGACCCCGGAAGCGGCTTAG